A genomic segment from Peribacillus sp. ACCC06369 encodes:
- a CDS encoding VOC family protein, giving the protein MAAKRVDHIGIVVKDLEKSIAFYQDVLDLKLKLRMPHTNGVIELAFLGYEESDETEIELIQGYSDTLPSEATIHHFAITVDDIEEEYARIKSLDNTELIEEEIVTLPNGYRYFYVYGPEKEWIEFFQR; this is encoded by the coding sequence TTGGCTGCGAAAAGGGTCGATCACATTGGCATCGTTGTAAAAGATCTTGAAAAATCCATCGCCTTTTATCAAGATGTGCTGGATTTAAAATTAAAATTACGCATGCCTCATACTAATGGGGTAATCGAACTGGCATTCCTGGGTTACGAAGAGTCGGACGAAACAGAAATAGAATTGATTCAAGGATATAGCGACACACTGCCATCCGAAGCAACGATCCACCATTTTGCCATTACCGTGGATGATATCGAAGAAGAATATGCCCGGATCAAAAGCTTGGATAACACCGAGCTTATTGAGGAGGAAATCGTCACACTTCCAAATGGTTATCGCTATTTCTACGTTTATGGACCAGAAAAAGAGTGGATTGAATTTTTCCAAAGGTAA
- a CDS encoding alkaline phosphatase, translated as MSKKVAGITLAGTVALSSLGISAMKEDVQAKDKKKEPTNVIMMVMDGTSTGATTLSRWYKGDNLAMDEMLAGGMRTYSAESAITDSAPAATALATGNKSNDKFVGVLPSIVNSPGLDPVNPKNAHKPVANVLEGAKQAGKATGIISTSEIQHATPAGFSAHVTHRSNYADIAEQQVYQGIDVVLGGGKESLSPGKTKNARIDGENLLEVLDDGKYDFVETRDELLNSKSNKIWGSFAPSALAYDFDRETTKPSEPTLAEMTNKALKTLKKDKDGFFLFVEGSKIDWAAHGNDTIGMISDTLAFDNAVDEALKFAKKDGNTMVIAVTDHGNSGITMGNLNTNSSYPETPVSAYIDPLKKAKMTVEGALSKLKSDKSNLKEVAALYGLNDLTAEESAKLSSSKNVGADMTKMLANRANIGFTTGGHTGEDVFMYSYGPSKPTGLVENTDLAKKMAQFMGFDLQKLSNKLYMNAKDSFEKKGYSTRIDVSDPNNPVFVAKKGKQKVELPANKNIVIMKTSKSTQQKKINAITVYNGKDFYISEQALKAVK; from the coding sequence ATGAGTAAAAAGGTAGCAGGAATTACGTTAGCGGGTACAGTAGCCCTTTCATCACTGGGTATTTCAGCAATGAAGGAAGATGTTCAGGCAAAAGACAAGAAAAAAGAACCAACAAACGTCATCATGATGGTTATGGACGGAACAAGTACAGGTGCCACAACCCTTTCAAGATGGTATAAAGGCGATAATCTGGCCATGGACGAAATGCTGGCTGGTGGTATGCGTACATACTCAGCTGAATCAGCGATTACAGACTCAGCTCCTGCAGCAACAGCGCTTGCGACAGGAAATAAATCCAATGATAAATTTGTTGGTGTCCTGCCATCCATCGTCAATTCTCCAGGGCTCGATCCGGTTAATCCGAAAAATGCCCATAAACCAGTCGCCAACGTATTGGAAGGGGCGAAACAAGCGGGAAAGGCAACTGGCATCATCTCTACCTCTGAAATCCAGCATGCTACACCCGCAGGCTTTTCAGCTCATGTGACACATCGAAGCAATTACGCTGATATTGCGGAACAACAGGTTTATCAGGGCATTGACGTGGTTTTGGGAGGGGGCAAGGAATCCCTTTCACCAGGTAAAACAAAAAATGCAAGAATTGATGGGGAAAACCTTTTGGAAGTGCTTGATGATGGCAAATATGACTTTGTAGAAACCCGAGATGAGCTGTTAAACTCTAAATCTAATAAAATTTGGGGAAGCTTTGCACCAAGTGCCCTAGCATATGATTTTGATCGTGAAACAACAAAGCCAAGTGAGCCCACTTTAGCAGAAATGACCAATAAAGCCCTTAAAACCTTGAAAAAAGATAAAGACGGCTTCTTCCTATTTGTTGAAGGCAGCAAGATTGACTGGGCTGCTCACGGAAACGACACAATCGGAATGATCAGTGATACTTTAGCTTTTGATAATGCCGTGGACGAGGCACTTAAGTTTGCAAAAAAAGATGGAAACACGATGGTTATTGCTGTAACGGACCATGGGAACAGCGGAATTACAATGGGTAACTTAAACACGAACTCCTCTTACCCGGAAACACCCGTTTCAGCCTACATCGATCCATTAAAGAAAGCGAAGATGACAGTTGAAGGAGCTTTAAGTAAGTTGAAATCAGATAAATCCAATCTAAAGGAAGTTGCAGCCCTTTATGGACTTAATGATCTGACAGCTGAAGAATCAGCAAAACTATCCTCTTCTAAAAACGTAGGGGCTGACATGACAAAGATGCTTGCTAACCGTGCCAACATTGGCTTTACAACAGGCGGTCATACAGGAGAAGACGTATTCATGTATTCTTATGGCCCTTCAAAACCGACAGGATTAGTGGAGAATACAGATCTCGCTAAAAAGATGGCCCAATTCATGGGGTTTGATTTACAAAAGTTATCGAATAAACTATACATGAATGCTAAAGATTCCTTTGAGAAAAAGGGATATTCAACCCGTATTGATGTGTCTGACCCGAATAACCCAGTTTTCGTAGCAAAAAAGGGTAAGCAAAAAGTGGAGTTGCCTGCAAATAAGAATATCGTTATCATGAAGACTTCTAAGTCTACACAGCAAAAGAAAATAAATGCGATCACCGTTTACAATGGAAAAGACTTCTATATATCTGAACAAGCATTAAAGGCAGTCAAGTAA
- the rpsN gene encoding 30S ribosomal protein S14, protein MAKKSKVVKAQKQLAMVEKYAEIRRELKEKGDYAALAKLPRDSSPTRVHNRCGVTGRPRGYMRKFNMSRIVFRELAHKGHLPGVKKASW, encoded by the coding sequence ATGGCGAAAAAATCCAAGGTGGTAAAAGCACAAAAACAGTTGGCAATGGTCGAAAAATATGCAGAAATCCGTAGGGAATTGAAGGAGAAAGGTGATTATGCTGCATTGGCCAAACTCCCGCGGGATTCTTCGCCGACAAGGGTCCACAATCGTTGCGGAGTAACAGGGAGACCGCGTGGGTATATGCGCAAATTCAACATGTCCCGTATCGTTTTTAGGGAACTTGCACATAAAGGGCATCTGCCGGGTGTCAAAAAGGCAAGCTGGTGA
- the rpmG gene encoding 50S ribosomal protein L33, translating into MRVNITLACTESGDRNYITTKNKRNNPDRIELKKYCPRLKKHTLHRETK; encoded by the coding sequence ATGAGAGTGAACATTACTTTAGCATGCACTGAATCAGGGGACCGGAACTATATCACAACGAAAAATAAGCGGAATAACCCGGACAGGATCGAATTGAAAAAGTACTGCCCGCGTTTAAAGAAACATACGCTTCACCGTGAAACGAAGTAA
- a CDS encoding GTP-binding protein, producing MEKEKIPVTVLSGYLGAGKTTLLNHILENRNDLKVAVIVNDMSEINIDASLVKKGGFTRTDEKLVEMQNGCICCTLREDLMIEVEKLAKQGDIDYIVIESTGISEPVPVAQTFSYVDESMGIDLSEYCRLDTMVTVVDGYNFWQDFTSGETLIDRMQATDTADGREVVDLLIDQIEFSNVILLNKIDLMDADAVEELKAVLHKMNADARIIETDHSKVQLKEVLNTHLFDFEKASQGAGWIKELNEEHIPETLEYGISSFVYRRKLPFHPSRLMTWLESWPVEVVRAKGFLWLASRNDIAGLLSQAGPSLTIQAAGKWVAAYPEEEQLQILQEAPELLERWNAVYGDRMTELVMIGIEMNQEEIERELDQCLLTSAELQQDWSLYEDPLPAFTEIVH from the coding sequence ATGGAGAAGGAGAAAATTCCCGTTACGGTATTGAGTGGATACCTTGGTGCGGGAAAGACGACGCTTTTGAATCATATACTTGAAAATCGCAATGATCTGAAGGTTGCCGTAATCGTTAATGATATGAGTGAGATCAATATTGATGCTTCGCTGGTCAAAAAGGGAGGGTTTACCCGGACGGATGAAAAACTTGTGGAAATGCAGAATGGCTGCATTTGCTGTACGCTTCGTGAGGATTTAATGATCGAGGTGGAGAAATTGGCGAAACAAGGGGACATTGATTACATCGTAATTGAATCGACGGGGATAAGCGAGCCGGTACCTGTAGCCCAAACCTTCTCCTATGTTGATGAAAGCATGGGAATTGATTTATCGGAATATTGCCGGCTGGATACGATGGTCACCGTTGTTGATGGGTATAACTTTTGGCAAGACTTCACTTCCGGAGAAACACTTATTGACAGGATGCAGGCAACTGATACTGCGGATGGCAGGGAAGTTGTCGATCTATTAATAGATCAGATAGAGTTCTCCAATGTCATCCTGTTAAATAAAATCGATCTAATGGATGCTGACGCCGTGGAGGAACTGAAAGCGGTTCTTCATAAGATGAATGCAGATGCGAGGATCATCGAAACGGATCATTCCAAGGTGCAGCTAAAGGAAGTATTGAATACTCATTTATTTGATTTTGAAAAGGCAAGCCAAGGTGCAGGCTGGATAAAAGAGTTGAATGAAGAGCATATCCCTGAAACCCTTGAGTACGGGATTTCATCCTTCGTTTACAGAAGGAAATTACCCTTTCATCCATCACGGCTGATGACGTGGTTAGAAAGTTGGCCGGTGGAAGTGGTGCGGGCAAAGGGCTTCCTTTGGCTGGCATCAAGAAATGATATAGCCGGATTGTTATCGCAAGCAGGACCGTCATTAACGATTCAAGCAGCCGGTAAATGGGTCGCAGCTTACCCTGAGGAAGAACAGCTCCAAATTTTGCAGGAAGCACCTGAATTACTGGAACGGTGGAATGCGGTATATGGTGACCGGATGACGGAGCTGGTTATGATTGGCATCGAGATGAATCAAGAGGAGATAGAACGTGAACTAGATCAATGTTTACTGACTTCAGCAGAGTTGCAGCAGGATTGGTCTCTGTATGAAGATCCATTACCTGCATTTACGGAAATAGTCCATTAA
- a CDS encoding nucleotide excision repair endonuclease — translation MVMIKIEIPAADISIKQRKQVIEGDEAVIPEIYGFIDFHLIPRDKGGIILFYNENDVLIFVGKARKLRQRVKKHFEDNVSPIKEHRNEVKKIDILIVEDAMEREIYETYMINKLHAKYNVDKVFYK, via the coding sequence ATTGTAATGATTAAAATTGAAATCCCTGCAGCGGATATAAGCATCAAACAAAGAAAGCAAGTTATAGAAGGAGACGAAGCCGTCATTCCTGAAATTTACGGGTTTATCGATTTTCATTTGATTCCCCGTGATAAAGGCGGCATCATCTTGTTTTACAATGAAAACGATGTGCTGATTTTTGTCGGGAAAGCACGTAAATTAAGACAAAGGGTCAAAAAGCACTTCGAGGATAATGTTTCTCCAATTAAAGAGCATCGTAATGAAGTCAAGAAAATTGACATTCTTATAGTCGAAGATGCCATGGAACGTGAAATCTATGAAACGTACATGATCAATAAACTTCATGCTAAATACAACGTCGACAAAGTGTTTTATAAATAA
- a CDS encoding YpzG family protein encodes MSYKDQLDPHSQKFHHNWTRPKRSKSQVNGHTQESQTNIILRSNAKAHRW; translated from the coding sequence ATGAGCTATAAAGATCAATTAGATCCACATTCTCAAAAGTTTCACCATAATTGGACAAGACCTAAGCGTTCAAAATCTCAAGTTAATGGCCATACGCAAGAATCGCAAACAAACATTATACTAAGAAGCAATGCAAAGGCTCACAGGTGGTAA
- a CDS encoding DUF4352 domain-containing protein → MNRLMIGALLLTAFGALNTQPAYEEETTAKEKTEESARPLVKKDVYVPNPQLPDDINLNQIGQNVSDAKGELTLKAYKKVNETLNVGPIEVKVKEMKVMHATPDYSMIDFFHGYTHDEDFDIVKVNVEIKNNTDKKIKFSPVAFLETDSGEHLTWEDEIYLEELTGEIEGNGSKSGNIGFILNDGNIKGISLMTSDAVDEEGEVLAKGKSAEFAF, encoded by the coding sequence ATGAACAGACTGATGATTGGTGCCCTGTTATTAACGGCATTTGGTGCTCTTAATACCCAACCAGCTTACGAAGAAGAAACAACAGCTAAAGAAAAAACAGAGGAAAGTGCACGACCACTGGTAAAAAAGGATGTCTATGTTCCGAATCCACAGCTTCCTGATGATATAAACTTGAACCAGATCGGTCAGAACGTTTCCGATGCAAAAGGCGAATTAACTTTGAAGGCCTATAAAAAAGTGAATGAAACGTTGAATGTTGGTCCGATCGAGGTTAAAGTCAAAGAAATGAAAGTGATGCATGCCACTCCGGATTACAGCATGATCGATTTCTTCCACGGCTATACGCATGATGAAGATTTCGATATCGTAAAAGTGAACGTGGAAATCAAAAATAATACGGATAAAAAAATCAAGTTTTCCCCAGTTGCTTTCCTTGAAACGGACAGCGGAGAACATCTGACATGGGAAGATGAGATTTACCTGGAAGAACTTACTGGTGAAATAGAAGGAAACGGTTCAAAAAGCGGAAACATCGGTTTCATTCTAAATGATGGAAACATAAAGGGAATATCCCTCATGACAAGTGATGCGGTGGATGAAGAAGGGGAAGTCCTTGCAAAAGGCAAGTCAGCTGAATTCGCTTTTTAA
- a CDS encoding alkaline phosphatase, whose translation MNRTWSKKVLPITLVSALAFGSLSWSATDRVSAKGNSKKEPEIKNVIFLIGDGMGVSYTSAYRYLKDNPGTKVAERTEFDKYLVGQQMTYPEDAAQNITDSASAATAMSSGVKTYNAAIAVDNDKSEVKTVLEAAKEKGKATGLVATSEITHATPASFGAHDENRKNMNSIADDYYNDLIKGKHKIDVLLGGGESNFVRPDVNLAKAFEKDGYSYVTDKNQMLKDKNEQVLGLFASEGLPKMIDRPSETPSLEDMTSSAIKRLNKNKDGFFLMVEGSQVDWAGHDNDIVGAMSEMEDFEKAYKAAIEFAKKDKHTLVVATADHSTGGFSIGAKGIYNWYGEPIKAAKRTPDFMADAIVKGADVEKTLKQYIDQNEVKLTNDEIKTVTEAAKTKNVTKVDNAIEAIFDNRTNTAWTTGGHTGEDVPVYAYGPYKERFAGQVDNTDHAKIIFDLLKK comes from the coding sequence TTGAATCGCACATGGAGTAAAAAGGTTTTACCCATCACACTCGTTTCTGCATTAGCATTTGGAAGTTTATCATGGTCCGCTACGGATCGTGTTTCGGCAAAGGGGAATTCAAAAAAAGAACCCGAAATCAAGAACGTGATTTTCCTGATCGGTGACGGCATGGGTGTTTCCTATACCTCCGCTTACCGGTATTTAAAAGATAACCCTGGTACGAAGGTGGCAGAACGGACTGAGTTTGATAAATACTTGGTTGGCCAGCAGATGACCTACCCTGAAGACGCTGCACAAAATATAACGGATTCAGCGTCGGCAGCAACGGCAATGTCTTCCGGAGTGAAGACTTATAACGCTGCCATTGCAGTGGATAATGATAAATCAGAAGTCAAAACCGTATTGGAAGCAGCGAAGGAAAAAGGAAAAGCGACGGGATTGGTTGCCACTTCTGAAATCACCCATGCTACACCTGCATCTTTTGGCGCCCATGATGAAAATCGGAAAAACATGAATTCAATCGCAGACGATTATTATAATGACTTAATCAAGGGCAAACATAAAATTGACGTCCTCTTGGGCGGTGGGGAATCCAATTTTGTCCGTCCGGATGTCAATTTGGCGAAAGCCTTCGAAAAAGACGGTTATAGTTATGTGACAGATAAAAATCAAATGCTTAAGGACAAAAATGAGCAGGTCCTTGGTTTATTCGCCTCTGAAGGACTCCCAAAAATGATTGACCGCCCAAGTGAAACGCCTTCTTTGGAAGACATGACAAGTTCGGCGATTAAGCGTTTGAATAAAAATAAAGATGGTTTCTTCCTTATGGTCGAAGGAAGCCAAGTCGACTGGGCAGGACATGATAATGATATCGTAGGTGCAATGAGTGAAATGGAAGACTTTGAAAAAGCATACAAAGCGGCCATAGAATTTGCGAAGAAAGACAAACATACCTTAGTGGTGGCTACTGCGGATCACTCTACAGGAGGATTCTCTATCGGAGCCAAAGGAATCTATAACTGGTACGGTGAACCGATCAAGGCAGCCAAACGCACCCCTGACTTCATGGCGGATGCCATCGTCAAAGGCGCCGATGTTGAAAAAACGTTAAAGCAATATATTGATCAAAATGAAGTGAAGCTAACTAACGATGAAATCAAAACGGTAACAGAAGCTGCCAAAACAAAAAATGTGACGAAAGTCGATAATGCCATTGAAGCCATATTCGATAATCGGACCAATACTGCATGGACTACCGGGGGACATACGGGTGAAGATGTACCGGTCTACGCATACGGGCCATATAAAGAGCGTTTTGCCGGGCAGGTCGATAACACGGATCATGCCAAAATCATCTTTGATCTATTAAAGAAGTAA
- the purT gene encoding phosphoribosylglycinamide formyltransferase 2, producing MYKSKKILLLGSGELGKEVILEAQRLGVETIAVDRYEHAPAMQVAHRSYVIDMLDAEQLRKIVEKEQPDLIVPEIEAIATSELVKLEEEGFHVIPTARAAKLTMDREGIRRLASETLEIPTAAYKFADTYEEFVQAAKEVGFPNVVKPLMSSSGKGQSVCRTEGDLEECWKIAMEGGRVQNGRVIIEEFISFDSEITLLTVRAVNGTMYCAPIGHIQQGGDYIESWQPHNMTEAQIAEAKRIAHAITDELGGYGLFGVELFLSGDKVYFSEVSPRPHDTGLVTLVTQNLSEFALHVRAILGYPIPEITLITPGASRPLKAQDELSEYSIVGVEQALALPNTQVRLFGKPVTKVGRRVAVALSSADSIEVARVNAARALECLEIVEK from the coding sequence ATGTATAAATCAAAAAAGATTTTATTATTGGGCTCGGGTGAATTGGGGAAAGAGGTCATACTTGAAGCACAGCGGCTTGGTGTGGAGACCATTGCTGTAGACCGCTATGAACATGCCCCTGCCATGCAAGTCGCTCATCGCAGTTATGTGATCGATATGCTGGATGCGGAACAACTAAGGAAAATTGTAGAAAAAGAACAACCCGATTTGATTGTGCCGGAAATCGAAGCCATTGCTACATCTGAATTAGTCAAGTTGGAAGAGGAAGGCTTTCACGTCATTCCGACGGCAAGAGCGGCTAAATTGACTATGGATCGTGAAGGAATCAGGAGGTTGGCTTCCGAAACCTTGGAGATTCCGACTGCAGCCTACAAATTCGCTGATACCTATGAAGAATTTGTCCAAGCTGCCAAAGAAGTCGGATTTCCCAATGTAGTAAAACCGCTGATGAGTTCTTCAGGGAAAGGGCAAAGTGTGTGCCGAACGGAAGGTGACCTGGAAGAGTGCTGGAAAATTGCCATGGAAGGCGGCCGGGTTCAAAATGGACGGGTGATCATTGAAGAATTCATCTCTTTTGATTCGGAAATTACGCTGCTTACTGTCCGAGCCGTAAACGGTACCATGTATTGTGCTCCCATAGGTCACATTCAGCAGGGCGGGGATTATATTGAATCCTGGCAGCCGCATAATATGACAGAAGCGCAAATAGCGGAAGCTAAAAGAATTGCCCATGCCATTACAGATGAACTTGGAGGGTACGGATTATTCGGGGTTGAGCTTTTCCTCTCAGGGGATAAAGTCTATTTCAGTGAAGTTTCCCCACGTCCTCATGATACGGGGCTAGTGACATTAGTGACTCAGAATCTGTCGGAGTTTGCCCTGCATGTTCGAGCGATACTTGGATATCCGATCCCGGAAATCACGCTGATCACCCCAGGTGCTAGCCGTCCATTAAAAGCGCAAGATGAGTTATCGGAATATTCTATAGTCGGTGTTGAACAAGCTTTGGCTTTACCGAATACACAAGTGCGTCTTTTCGGAAAACCGGTTACCAAGGTAGGGAGAAGGGTTGCTGTCGCCCTGTCATCTGCCGATTCAATCGAGGTGGCGAGAGTGAATGCGGCCCGTGCTTTGGAATGTTTAGAGATAGTAGAGAAATGA